The DNA region TTTTCGCCCTCATCTCGCTGATCTCCTGATCGAGCTCCTCTCGGAAATATTTCTGAAGCGAAGGCACAATGCTCGCAGTCTCCTCTTTGGTCAGTTCGATGGCCATAAAATCGTCCGTCCGCTCCCGTGAATCACCGAGAGCGAGTAGCTGGTTACTTCGCGTTCTCGGCCAGGATCGCCCGCACATCGCCCTTAGCCCGCGCCAGCTCCACCCGGCTGAGGTTGTACTGATAAACCGCTTCCAGCCGGCTATCGCTCGCGATCGCCAGCGCATTCTGCGCTTCGATGACTTCACGGTTGTCCACCGCGCCGCCCTCGAACCGGATCTGCGCCAGCCGCAGCTGCTCTTGCGCGAGCCGCAAGCTGCGCTCCGCCACCGCGACCTGCGTGTTGCGCGACTTCGCATCCTGCGCCGCCAGCCTCAACTCCGCCGGGATCTGCAACTCCAGCGCACGCACCCGCAGCTCCTGCTGCCGCAGCTGCGCCAGAGCCACTCGCTTGTCCGCACTCGTCCTGAGCCCGTCGAAAACCGGCACCGACACCGCCACGCCCGCGAGCCAGGCCTCCTTCTCGTTCCCGTCAAACGCCCGCGATGTCACGTATCCATATTCACCCACCGCGCTCAACACGCCGAACCGCTGATAACCCGCCGCGCGCACCTGGTCCTTGTTTTGTTCGATCGCTTTCGTCGCGCGCAGATAGTCCGAACGCTGCTCCAGCGCCGCCTTCTCGCTCTCGCCCGCCAGCGTTGGCTGATCCACGCGCTTCACCTCAAAGCCCGCCAGCGCCAGCGGTGCCGACAACTGCCAGTCGAGCAGCCGCTTCAACTGCAACTCGCTCTGGTAAACCGTCGTGTCCTGCTGCAATCGCGCCTGCTCCGTGATCGCCAGCTGGGCTTCCGCGCGCGTCACGTCGATCTGCGTAACCACACCCGCATCCAGCTGCCGCTTCACCAGATCGAGCAGCTCGCGCGCCCGCCGGATGTTGGCATCGAGCACGTCGATACGCTGCACATTGCGCATGTGGCCGAAATAACTCTGCGCCACCGCCGAGAATACCGTCTGCAACGTTTGCTGCTGGTCAAAGGCCGCCACCGCCGCGCTTTTTCGCGCCGCCCGATACGCCGCGATCTGAGCCGGATTAAGCAACGCCACACTGCCCGTGAGCTTCCCGTCGAAGCGGTTGACCGGCGACTGCTCAAATGGCCCGGCTCCGGTTACTTGCACCGACTTCGTCCGTCGTTGCTGCGCATCCAGAGAGATGTCCGGCAGCAGCGCCGCCCGCTGCTGATCCGCCGCCGCCAGCGCCTGGGCCACCGCTTCGCGGCTGATCAAAACATTCGGATTCGCCTTCTCGATCCCGTCGAACGCCTCGGCCAGCGAAAGCGCCGCCCGCGCGGGAATACTGCTGATGGCCAGCACGGAGACCAAAGAGGAAAGAGCGGCGCGAGAAAAAGCGTTCATGAAATTCACCCAGCAAAATCCACTCCATCGCTGCTTCCGCAAGGCGCGAATCGCCGGACGCTCCGCGCGTCTTGCCTCGGCGCACGCGGGCGGTTGCGCTTTCACGCCTCAGCCTCGAATCTATTTCTCCATGCGTATCGGCCTAGCCCAGCTCAATCCCACCGTCGGCGACCTCGCCGGCAACCGCCGCAGAATCCTCGACGCCTACCGCTCGCTCGTTGCCCAAGGCGCCGAACTCGTCGTCTTCCCCGAGCTCATCGTCTGCGGCTACCCGCCCCGCGACCTGCTCTTCAAACGCCGGTTCGTCCCCGATAACGAAGAGTCCCTCACCGAGATCGCCGCCGCCATCGGCGAAGTCCCCGCCATCATCGGCTTCGTCGAAACCAACCCCGCGCCCACCGGCCGCCGCTTCTTCAACGCCGCCGCCTTCTGCCACCGCGGCGAGATCCAGGTCATCGGCCGCAAATGCCTCCTGCCCACCTACGACGTTTTCGACGAAGACCGCTACTTCGAAGCCGCCAGTGAGCCGCGCATCGTCACCTTCGACGGCAAACGCATCGGCCTCACCATCTGCGAAGATCTCTGGAAAAACCCGAAAATCGACACCGCCCGCCTCTACGAAATCAACCCCATCGCCTGGCTCGCCGCCGAACGCGTCGATCTCGTCGTCAACCTCTCCGCCAGTCCCTGGTACGCCGGCAAAGGCGCCGTCCGCGACCAGCTCGTCACCGACACCGCGAAACAACTCCGCTGCCCCCTCGTCTACGTGAACGCCATCGGCGGCAACGACGAGCTCGTCTTCGACGGCCGCTCCCTCGTCGCCAACGAGAACGGCGAAATCACCGCCCGCCTCGCCGCCTTCACCGAAGACCTCCGCACGGTCGAAATCCCGCTCTCATCGTCTCCCACCCCGCCCGCCTCCGAACCCTCGAGCGTTAAAAGTTCAGCGTTGAGCGTTGAGCGTTCCACCAATTCGCCCGCATCCACGCCTGCGCCCACTGGTCACTGGTCATTGGTCACTGGTCATTCGCCGCCTCCAGCGGCGTCCAATCATTCAGCCGACATTTATGCGGCGCTCGTCCTCGGCCTCCGCGATTACGCCCACAAGAGCGGCTTCAAACGCGCATTGATCGCCCTCTCCGGCGGCATCGACTCCGCCCTCGTCGCCGTCCTCGCCGTCGAAGCCCTTGGCGCGGAGAACGTCATCGGCGTTTCCCTGCCCTCCTCGATCTCCTCGCAACACTCCAAAGACGACGCCCGCATCCTCGCCGAAAACCTAGGCATCCGTTTCGAGACCATCGCCATCGCCGACGCCGTCGCCACCGCCGAAGCCGCGCTCGGCCCCATTTTCGCCGGACGCGCCCGCGACGTCACCGAGGAAAACATCCAGGCCCGCATCCGCGGCGTCATCATGATGGCGCTCTCCAATAAATTCGGCGCGCTCCTCCTCACTACGGGAAACAAGAGCGAGGTCGCCGTCGGCTACTGCACGCTCTACGGAGACATGTGCGGCGGCCTCGCCGTGATCTCCGACGTATTCAAAACTCAAGTCTACGCCCTCTGCCGCTGGATCAACTGCGAGCGCGAGATCATCCCTGAGAACACGATCACCAAACCCCCCAGCGCCGAACTCCGCCCCGGCCAGGTCGATCAAGACAGCCTCCCTCCTTACGACATCCTCGACGCCATTCTCGAAGGCTACGTCGAAAAAGGCCTCAGCCGCCGCGACCTAGTCCGCGAAGGTTTCAACGAAACCGTCATCAACGACATCGTCCGCAAAGTGGACCTTAACGAGTATAAGCGAAAGCAAATGGCCCCCGGCATTAAGATCACCCCCCTCGCCTTCGGCGTCGGCCGCCGCATCCCCATCGTCCAAAAATACGTGAGCTGATTTACCCCGTAGAGTTTCAACCACTTATTTCCACTGATGGACACTGATCCGATCCACTCCGCCGATCACGACCCCGATGGCTACGCGCTCATAGGCGCTTGCTACGAAGTCCACAAAGAACTCGGCAACGGATACCTCGAAGACGTTTACCAAGAAAGCCTCGAGCTTGAACTGACAGATCGCTCCATCCCATTCGTCGCTCAACCCAAGCTGCCGATCTTCTACAAAGGCCTCCCCCTCCGTAAACACTACGAGGCCGACCTCCTTGTTCTCGACAATATCATCGTCGAATTGAAAGCCGTGAAAGCACTCCTGCTAGAGCATGAGGCGCAACTGCTCCACTATCTAAAAGCCACCAGCCGCCGCGTCGGCTACCTGGTTAACTTCGGCGCATTCCCCAAACTCGATTGGCGCCGCCGCATCCGCTAATCCGGTTTTCATAAGTGTTCTTCAGTGCCCATCAGTGGTTAAAAAAATTCCGCCTTCGCTCATGTCCGCCTCCACTCCCTCCCTCGTCCCCAACTCCACCGCCCTCTTCGCCCGCGCGCAGCAGCTCATGCCCGGCGGCGTCAACTCCCCCGTCCGAGCCTTCCGCTCCGTCGGTGGCGCTCCGTTCTTCGTGAAGGCCGCCCGCGGCGCCACGCTCCTAACGGCCGACGACCGCGTGCTCATCGACTTCGTCTGCACCTGGGGCCCCGCCATCCACGGGCACAATCACCCCGTCATCAAAAAAGCCATCGCCGCCGCCCTCGAAAGCGGCACGTCCTTCGGCACGCCCAATCCCTACGAAGTCGAGATGGCCGAGCTTATCGTCCGCTTCGTTCCCTCGATTAAAAAAGTCCGCCTCTGCAACAGCGGCACCGAAGCCACCATGTCCGCCATCCGCCTCGCCCGCGGGTTCACCAAGCGCGACAAGATCATCAAATTCTCCGGCTGCTACCACGGCCACTCGGACTCGCTGCTCATTAAAGCCGGCTCCGGCGCACTCACGCACGGCCATCCCGACAGCGCCGGCATCCCCGCCAGTTTCGCGCAGGAAACCATCGTCCTTCCCTACAACGACCGCGCCGCCCTCGACGCCGCCTTCGCCGCCAACCCAGAAAAAATCGCCTGCGTTATCATCGAACCCTACTGCGGCAACGTCGGCTTCATCATGCCCGACCCGGGCTACCTCGCCTACCTCCGCGAGATCACCGCCAAACACGGCACCGTCCTCATCTTCGACGAAGTCATGACCGGCTTCCGCATCGCCAAAGGCGGCGTTCAGGAACGCGAAAACATCACCCCCGATCTCACCTGCCTCGGAAAAATCATCGGCGGCGGTCTCCCCGTCGGCGCTTTCGGCGGACGCGCCGACATCATGGATCACCTCGCCCCGCTCGGCCCCGTTTATCAAGCCGGCACCCTCAGCGGAAACCCCCTCGCCATGGCCGCCGGCATCGCCGGCCTCAAACTCCTCGAAGAACAAAATCCCTACGTCCGCCTCGACGCCCTCGGCCAGCGCCTCCGCGACGCCGTCCTCGCCGCAGCCCGCAACAAAGGTCTCCCCGTGCATGTCCCCCAATGCGGCTCCATGTTCAGCATCTTCTTCACCGACACCCCCGTCCGCGACTACGCCACCGCCCTCAAAAGCGACGCGAAGATTTTCGCCAAATTCTTCCACCTCTGCCTCGAAAAAGGCGTTTACTTGGCTCCCAGTGCTTACGAAGCCGGTTTCCTCAGCACCGCGCACGACGGCCCCGCGATCGACCGGGCCTGCGATGTGCTCACCGAAAGCCTCCACTCGCTGTAATTTTGCCCACGGCGAGCCGTTATAGAAAAAACTTCTCTCTCCGCGCCCGCCACATGCCCAAGTTCGCCGCCCTCGCCCTCGCCTTCCTCGTCGCCTTAGCGGCCCCACTCACCGCCCAGCCGACCGACGCGCCCCAACTCCCCCTCGCCGAGATAAAACCCGGCCAGACCGGCGAAGTCTGGACCGTTTTCCAAGGCACCCAAATCGAGCCCTTTTCCGTCGTCGTCACCGGCGTTCTTCAAAACGCCCTCGGCCCCGGCAAATCCCTCATCGTCTGCGAACTCACCGACCCTCGCGTCCAAAAAATGGGCGCCGTCGCCGGCATGAGCGGCAGCCCCCTCTACATCGACGGCAAACTCGCCGGCGCCCTCAGCTACCAAATCCAGCGCTTCGAAACCGTCCGCTTCGCCGGCTTCACCCCTATCGGCGACCTCATCGAAGTCTCTCAATTCGAAACCAAATCCCCCCGCCCCGTCACCCCGCACGACAACAACCTTATCCCCCTGGATAAAAACTCCGCCTCCACCAAACGCACCTCCTCGCTCCGCACTCCGCTTCCGTCTCTCAACTCTCAACCCTCAACTCTCAATTTTTCTTCCTCCGTCTCCTCCGTCGCCTCCGACTCCTTCACTCCCCTCACGCCCGTCTTCGCCCTCGGCGGCATCTCCCCGCAAGTCGCCGCCCTCTTCACCGAAGACTTCCGTGCCCTCGGCCTGAATACCACCGCCCTCGGCGGCCACACCAACACCTCGTCCGCCAACTCTAGCGCCGCCTCCGCCTCTCACCCTTCACCCTTCCCTCTTCACTCTTCTCTCCGCCCCGGCTCCGCCGTCGCCGTCGCACTCGCCACCGGCGACATCACCCTCGCCGGCACCGGCACCGTCTCCCACGTCAACGGCAACCACATCCTCGCCTTCGGCCATCCCATGCTCGGCCTCGGCGACGTCGAGCTCCCCATGGCCAGCGCCGAGATCCTCACGATCCTCCCCTCCGCGCTCAACTCCTTCAAACTCTCCAACACCGGCGAAGTCATCGGCACCATCAGCCAGGACCGCCTCTCCGCCATCTACGGCGAGATCGGCCCCAAGCCCGCCATGCTCCCCGTTGTAGTGAAAACTCCAGCACGCACCCTCAACTTCTCCACCGTCCGCCACGACCGCCTCGCCCCCATGATCGCCGGCGCTGGCCTTTCCCAAGCCGTCCTCGGCTCCAACGAAAACGGCCTGGCCGAAGGTTTCCACATCACCACCACCATCACCTATCCCGGCGGCCGCACCCTCGCTACCGACACGATCTTCGCCGGCCCCCAAGGCTTCCAATCCGGCCTCAGCCAGTTCATCCGCCGCCTCTCCGCCAGCCTCGGCAACCCCATCGCCGACGTCTTCCCCGACGCTCTCTCCTTCGTCGTCGAAACGCTCCCGAAAAATCCCGCCGCCAACCTCGATCTCATCCAGGTCTCCCGCACACGCCTTCAACCCGGCGACGACCTCCAGGTCACTCTCACCGTCCGCGATTACCAAGGCTCTCCCGTCCGCGAAACCGTCTCCATCCCCGTTCCCTCCGCCTGGCTCGGCCGCCGCCTCGAACTCCTCGTCATGCGTGGCGACGCTCTCGAACGCGTCACCGGCCGCCCCGAGATGGCCACCGTCTCCCAGATCCGCTCTTTCGATTCCTACCTCGACCTCATGAGCGACAAACGCCGCGACGACGGCCTCTACGTCGTCGTCGCCGAACGCGCCGGCGCCTTTCTCGACCAGACTCAACTCACGCTCGATTATCCCGGCAGCATCGAACGCATCGCCCGCGGCTCCGACGAAACCCGCTTCCAAAAACGCGACGTCCTCGTCCCCCTTTGGGAAACACATCTCTTCCCCGGCAAACTCCTCGACGCCGCCCACCGCCGCCCCCTCCAAGTCAGCGAATGATCGCTCTTCGCTCCGAGGGTAGGGCGCGTTAGCCCTAACGCGCCGTCCGCATCGCCCGCGAACCAACTTCGAAAACTCATCAACAAACCCCGCACTCACGCCGAAAACTGAGCGTCCATCAGCGTCCTTGAGCGGTTCCCATTCCGTCCCTCCGAACTCCATGCCCTCTGTGTCCGCGCTCCGTGTCCTCTGTGGCAAAAAATCCGATTCCTAAACTCCTCCCTCCGTTTCCTCCGCTCCCTCCCACAAACTTTCCCACGCCCATCATGCCCACCAAGCACGCCGCACCCACCAACTCACGCATGACTCTCCCACTCTCCCGCCACACGTCACAACCCCGCCATCGCCCCCTTTTCGTACCTTTCGTGTGTTTCGTGGTTCTCATCTCCACCTCCGCTTCTTCCATCTTCGCCGCCCCGCTCTCCCGCAGCCTCCCCATCGACTTCTTTCGCGACATCTCCAGCCGTAACCTCAAAGGCCTCGCCACCCGCTCCGACGGCCGCCTCGTCGCCGGCCCCGTCCTCACCGACCTGAGCGGCCCCGCCTTCGCCGACATCCTCTGGACCCTCGAATCCTCCTCGCCCGACTCCACCCGCTGGCTCGTCGGCACCGGCCCCGAAGGAAAAATCTTCGAACTCACCCTCGACCTCACGGCCAACACCTACACCTCCCGCGAAATCGCCGACCTCGACGACACCCACGTCTTCGCCCTCCGCCGCCTCCCCGACGGCGCGCTCCTCGCTGGCACCTCGCCCCACGGCACGCTCTCCCTGATCCGCGACGGCAAAATCGTCTCCCGCGCCACCCTCCCCGCCGACACCATCCACGACATCCAGCTCAGCCGCGACGCCGCGCTCGCCTACATCGCCACCGGCAACCCCGGCCGTATCTACGAACTGGATCTCAAAAAATTCGCCGCTTCCACGCTCCCCGTTCCCGACTCCCAGCCTTCCGCCTCTCAACCCTCAACCCTCAACTCTCAACTTTCCCTCCCTGCCTTCCTCCGCCTCCTCGGCGAAATCAAAGACCGCAACGCTCGCCGCCTCGCCCTCCTCGGAGACAACCTCGTCATCGGCTCCGCCCCCAAAGGAAACCTCTACACGCTCCCGCTCACTGGCGGCGAACCCCTGATCCTCCAGGAAAACCGCGACGCCGAAGTCGCCACGCTCCTCCCTCAACCCAACGGTGATCTCTACGCCGCCCTCGTCTTCTCCAACCAGCAAGCCGAGTCCCGCCTCAACCGCCCCCAACCCGCGCGCACACCAGCCGCTCCCACCGAAGCCACCGCCACTCCCGGCGCTCCAGCCCCCGACCAGCCCCCCGCGCCCAACGCCCCCGGCACTCCTCCCGTCCCACCTACCGCCGCACCCACGCCACCGCTCGCCCCGATTCCCCAATTCCCCGGCCGCAGCTCCATCGTTTATTTCCCGAAAAACGGACTCCCCGAAACCGTCGTCTCCCGCAGCAACCTCGCCTTCTACGCCCTCGCCCGCCGCTCCGACACCCTGATCATCGCCGGTGGCGAACAAGGCGACATCCTCGGCTACGACCTCCCCGCGCGCCTCGGCCTCACCTTCCCCGGCACCGCCTCCGCCCAAATCAACCAGATCGTCCCTCTGACCGTCTCCGCTTCCGCTCCCTCCGTCTCTCAACCCTCAACTTTCAACCCTCAACCTTCCGCCTCCGCCCCATCCCGCTTCCTCCTTCTCCGTAACAACACCCCAGGCCTCGCCCTCCTCGACTTCGCCGCCCCCGGCCCCCGCGAAGCCGAAACCAAACGCCTCGACCTCGGCTCCCCCGCCACCCTCGGCGCCCTCCGCTTCCCCCGTATCCGCGAAGCCACTCCCGCCGACCTCACCGTCAAAGTCCGCACCACCTTCGCCGCCGACGAAGCCGAGTCCTGGACTCCCTGGCTCGCCGCCCCCCTCCGCGAAGACGGCTGGCTCGCCGACAACCAACGCGGCCGCTACGTGAAACTCCAGATCTCCCTCCCCGCCTCCGCCGCCAACGCCCAGCTCGACAAACCCGACCTCTTCTTCCTCCCCCAAAACCGCCGCCCTTCGCTCACCGAATTCCGCATCGCCGCCCCCGGCTTCTCCCTCGTCCCGCCCTCGCCTTCGACCGACTTCCAATCGCCCCCGTCCACCCTCGGCCAGCTCCTCGGCGGCTCCGACCGCCCCAGCTCGAGCTCCCGCAACAGCCTCAACTCAGCCCGCATCTTCCCGCAGCCCGGCCTTCAAATCGTCACTTGGACCCTCTCCGACGCCGACGACGATGAACTCCGCTCCACTTTCTCGATACGCCGCGCCGGCACCTCCGACTGGCTCGACCTCGCCGTTAACACCACCGACACCTTCGCCCAATTCGACACCACCCACCTCGCCGACGGCGTGTACGACACTCGCGTCACCGCCACCGAACAAGCCCCCCGCCCCTTCGCCGACCGCCTCACGGTCACCTTCGAAACCGACGACCTCGTCATCGACAAAACCCCGCCCGTCATCACCGAAGTCAAAGTCGCCCGCACCGCCGACGCGCTCCTGATCACCGTCTCCGGCCGCGACGCCGTGAGCCTCCTCATCGGCGCCGAATTCGTCTTCAACAACGGCCACCGCGCCGAAGCCACCCAGCCCGACGACGCCATCCGCGACAGCCGCGCCGAGTCTTTCACGCTCCGCCTTGAGCCCGAAAAAGCCCTCAACGCCACCACCGTCGAAGTCCTCCTCTACGACGAACTAGGCTACGCCACCTCCCGCCGCATCACCCTCTGAAGGCCTCCGTGGGTAGGGCGGGTTAGCCCTAACCCCGCCGGTTCGACTCCCCGCCCACTCACGCCGCTCGCCGCAGCTTCCGCTTCCGCCACACCACAAACACCGCCGCCGCCCCGCCCATGATGAGCACCACCGTCGCCGGTTCCGGGATACTCGGTGCCGTCGCCGGATCGATCGCCGCCAGTCCCGCCGCATCGAACTGCGCCTTCGTCTCCAGCACGACTGCGCCCGACACCGCCGTCACCAGCTGAAACTTCCCCGCGAGCGCCACCGCCTCCGCCCGCTTCCCACCCGCAACCAACCGCGCGATTTCATCCGCCGCCCAAAGCCGCGCGATGTGCCCGCCCTTCTCCTGCTGCTCTAATGTCAAATTCGGCGTTGTCCGATCCGACATCGTCCGCTCCAGATTTCTCCCGCCACCCGTCAGCGCCCGCCCGAGCTCCGCGCTCAAATCCTCCCGCAACGTCCCCCAGCGCTCCGCCGCCGTCACGCGCGTCACGCCATCCAGCTTCTCCAAAATCACCTGCGCGCCCTGCACCACCGCAAACGCGCGAATCGCCACCTGCTTCGGCCGCCGCGTTTGCTTCTGCGAAAGCCCTTCAAACGACTGCCACCCGACCGGCTGCGTCCCGTGAATCCACAAAATCTCCCCGCCCGCCGCCGCCGCGTCATCCCACGCCGCCGACAACGCATCCAGATTGTCCTGACCGCCGACAAAACGCTGCGCCCTCAACCACGCCGCCACTTCCGCCGGCGCGCGCCCCGGACAACTCACCACCACATCGCCCGCCACGAGCAGCCGGATCTTCGCCGCGGCATCCTGCGCCCCGATCACATCCGCGATCTCACCGATGAGCGGCCCCATCGCCTGCGATCCATCGATAACCACCACGAGTTCGCGCGCCGCCTTTCGCTCCGCCTCGACCAGCCTCTGCACAAACACCTTCCCCGGCATCTGTGAATGCACCGCCCAGTGCTCACGCCTCTCCGCATTTCCGCTCACCATTACCAGCGGAAGCACTTCGCCGTTTTTCAACGCGATCGCTCCATGCGCTGACCACAGTCCATTCGTCTCCCGCACCGGTTTCAGTCCGCCGTCCGCCAGCGCCAGCGGACTCGCCGACTCCAGCCACAGTGCGTGAGTCACCCCATCCGGCACGCTAAAATTCTGCTCGATGATCCGCGGCAGCATCATCTCCGCCTTCCCTTCCGAGATCGCGCGCAACGGCATCGTCACGCCGAAGCGGATCTTCATCTCCCCGTTCGCCGGCACCGGGAAACACTGCATCTGCACCCGGTTCGGCCCCTTCGTCGTAACGAGCACCGGATCGCGCCGCTGCTGGATCGCGACCTTCTGATAAGCCTCGCGCACCTGCGAGCGCCCCGCGAACGCCGCCTCCCGCTCCTCGCCATTCACCCACAACGTCAACCGCGACACCACCCCGCCCGGCGGCAGCGCGATCTGCGCCCGCGCCTCCTGCTGCCAGCCCGCCGTGTTCTTAAACACCATCGTCCACTCCAAATAACCCGTCAGCGCATCCGCATCGACCGTCCCATCGATCCGCGACTCCGTCAGAGCCAGTCCCTTGAGCCTTTGCCCGACCACTTCCCCGCCCGCGTTTGAATCCCACACCCAATCGTCACTCATCCGCGAACGTCCGCCGAAACCGAAACGCTCGGGCATTGGCACCAGATTGAACGGCTTTCCCGTCACTCGATAAAAAATCGTGCGCGCCTCCTCGACCGGAAGGTGTTTTCCAAACGAGAAAACAAAGCCCACCAGATCCATCGCCGCTCCATTGCGCGGATAGCACCGCTGCAAAAGTCTCTCTTCGCTGCCCACCGCACGGAGCAAATGAAGCCCTCGCTGCATCGTCTCTGTTCTCTCGGAACGCGCCAGGCGAAGCCCCGCCTCCGTCAGGATCGACGGCGTCTCCAATCCTACGAGCGCCAGCAACGCGATCACCACACCCGCGCGCCAGCCATGCATCGCCTGCCCTGCGGTCTTTTGCGCTCTACGCAGTCGCGTGCGACAGATCAGTGCCGTGATCAAAGCCATCAATGGCGCCAGCGGCAGCAGCCCGATCCCGAAAAAAATCACCGCGAGCACGGCAAACGGCGTGATCAGCGCAAACATCGCCGCATACAGCGCAGCGACCGCCACCGCCGCCCCGTTCAACAATCCCAGCCAGCGCGGAATCACCGCGTCCCGCCCGCCTTCACTGGCGCAACGTCCCGCATGATACAGCGCCAGGCCGTTTGCCAGCGGCACCAGCGCGATCATCAGCGCGTGAAACAGCGTCGGCATCGGATCGAACATCTCCGACGAACACGCGCGGGTGATAAACTCAAAGACCAGCGCCACCACCGGCAGCACCACACCCAGCGCGATGCAAAAAAACGTGACCAACGAGCTGTTCTTTTCTTCAGGACTATCCCCGTTTCTTCCGCTACCCGCATCCTGAACCCCGACCAGTTCCGCTTCGATTGTGCCCATCCGCGCTAGAACCCGCCGCACATCCTCCGGTGTCGCCACGGCGATCTTCTGCGCCGTCAGCTCCTCGCTTACATGACGCTCGATGTCTTCCGACACTTCGTTCGCGTCCGCACCCACCGCGATCATGCGCGTGCGCACAGCGGCCACATGGCGTTCAAGTTCGTTCCTCGCGCTCTCAGTCCAGGTAATCATGGGGTTAGTTTTTGCGCCGCAACGCGCGGCAAGCCGGCACCAGTTCCAAAAGATAATCGTTCATGAGCGCCGCCACCTTCCGGCCCGCCGGCGTGAGCGAATAATACTTCCGCGCGGGCCCTTCGCTCGACTCCTCCAGCCGCGTCTTCACCAGCCCCTGCAACCGCAGCCGGGACAACAACGGATAAAGCGTTCCCTCCGTCACACCGAAGCCCGGCAGATTCGCCAGCTCCTTCACTAGTTCATAGCCGTAGCGTTCCTGCCCATCGAGAGCGTTGAGGATGCACAGATCGAGCACGCCCTTGCGGACCTGCACCGTCCAATTGCCGAAAATCTCCTCGGAGGAATCTGCCACACCAGTACCTTGGATTACAAGGTACCCGGCCTGTCAATGATCAGCTCGACACTTTCATCGAATTTTCCGCCTGCTTAGAGAGCCATGAACGCCAGCCCCATGATCACCGTCGGGATCAGCGCGCCCACCAGCAATCCGATCGGCGACACCCCGCTCGGGAAATACCGCTGCAAGATCGACTGCCCCGCCGGGTTCGGCGCATTCGCGATCACCGTCAAACCGCCGCCCGTCACCGCGCC from Nibricoccus aquaticus includes:
- a CDS encoding TolC family protein, which encodes MNAFSRAALSSLVSVLAISSIPARAALSLAEAFDGIEKANPNVLISREAVAQALAAADQQRAALLPDISLDAQQRRTKSVQVTGAGPFEQSPVNRFDGKLTGSVALLNPAQIAAYRAARKSAAVAAFDQQQTLQTVFSAVAQSYFGHMRNVQRIDVLDANIRRARELLDLVKRQLDAGVVTQIDVTRAEAQLAITEQARLQQDTTVYQSELQLKRLLDWQLSAPLALAGFEVKRVDQPTLAGESEKAALEQRSDYLRATKAIEQNKDQVRAAGYQRFGVLSAVGEYGYVTSRAFDGNEKEAWLAGVAVSVPVFDGLRTSADKRVALAQLRQQELRVRALELQIPAELRLAAQDAKSRNTQVAVAERSLRLAQEQLRLAQIRFEGGAVDNREVIEAQNALAIASDSRLEAVYQYNLSRVELARAKGDVRAILAENAK
- a CDS encoding NAD+ synthase; its protein translation is MRIGLAQLNPTVGDLAGNRRRILDAYRSLVAQGAELVVFPELIVCGYPPRDLLFKRRFVPDNEESLTEIAAAIGEVPAIIGFVETNPAPTGRRFFNAAAFCHRGEIQVIGRKCLLPTYDVFDEDRYFEAASEPRIVTFDGKRIGLTICEDLWKNPKIDTARLYEINPIAWLAAERVDLVVNLSASPWYAGKGAVRDQLVTDTAKQLRCPLVYVNAIGGNDELVFDGRSLVANENGEITARLAAFTEDLRTVEIPLSSSPTPPASEPSSVKSSALSVERSTNSPASTPAPTGHWSLVTGHSPPPAASNHSADIYAALVLGLRDYAHKSGFKRALIALSGGIDSALVAVLAVEALGAENVIGVSLPSSISSQHSKDDARILAENLGIRFETIAIADAVATAEAALGPIFAGRARDVTEENIQARIRGVIMMALSNKFGALLLTTGNKSEVAVGYCTLYGDMCGGLAVISDVFKTQVYALCRWINCEREIIPENTITKPPSAELRPGQVDQDSLPPYDILDAILEGYVEKGLSRRDLVREGFNETVINDIVRKVDLNEYKRKQMAPGIKITPLAFGVGRRIPIVQKYVS
- a CDS encoding GxxExxY protein is translated as MDTDPIHSADHDPDGYALIGACYEVHKELGNGYLEDVYQESLELELTDRSIPFVAQPKLPIFYKGLPLRKHYEADLLVLDNIIVELKAVKALLLEHEAQLLHYLKATSRRVGYLVNFGAFPKLDWRRRIR
- the hemL gene encoding glutamate-1-semialdehyde 2,1-aminomutase, with amino-acid sequence MSASTPSLVPNSTALFARAQQLMPGGVNSPVRAFRSVGGAPFFVKAARGATLLTADDRVLIDFVCTWGPAIHGHNHPVIKKAIAAALESGTSFGTPNPYEVEMAELIVRFVPSIKKVRLCNSGTEATMSAIRLARGFTKRDKIIKFSGCYHGHSDSLLIKAGSGALTHGHPDSAGIPASFAQETIVLPYNDRAALDAAFAANPEKIACVIIEPYCGNVGFIMPDPGYLAYLREITAKHGTVLIFDEVMTGFRIAKGGVQERENITPDLTCLGKIIGGGLPVGAFGGRADIMDHLAPLGPVYQAGTLSGNPLAMAAGIAGLKLLEEQNPYVRLDALGQRLRDAVLAAARNKGLPVHVPQCGSMFSIFFTDTPVRDYATALKSDAKIFAKFFHLCLEKGVYLAPSAYEAGFLSTAHDGPAIDRACDVLTESLHSL
- a CDS encoding SpoIVB peptidase S55 domain-containing protein; translation: MPKFAALALAFLVALAAPLTAQPTDAPQLPLAEIKPGQTGEVWTVFQGTQIEPFSVVVTGVLQNALGPGKSLIVCELTDPRVQKMGAVAGMSGSPLYIDGKLAGALSYQIQRFETVRFAGFTPIGDLIEVSQFETKSPRPVTPHDNNLIPLDKNSASTKRTSSLRTPLPSLNSQPSTLNFSSSVSSVASDSFTPLTPVFALGGISPQVAALFTEDFRALGLNTTALGGHTNTSSANSSAASASHPSPFPLHSSLRPGSAVAVALATGDITLAGTGTVSHVNGNHILAFGHPMLGLGDVELPMASAEILTILPSALNSFKLSNTGEVIGTISQDRLSAIYGEIGPKPAMLPVVVKTPARTLNFSTVRHDRLAPMIAGAGLSQAVLGSNENGLAEGFHITTTITYPGGRTLATDTIFAGPQGFQSGLSQFIRRLSASLGNPIADVFPDALSFVVETLPKNPAANLDLIQVSRTRLQPGDDLQVTLTVRDYQGSPVRETVSIPVPSAWLGRRLELLVMRGDALERVTGRPEMATVSQIRSFDSYLDLMSDKRRDDGLYVVVAERAGAFLDQTQLTLDYPGSIERIARGSDETRFQKRDVLVPLWETHLFPGKLLDAAHRRPLQVSE